The genomic DNA GCTAGCTAATATTTTGTTTACACAGAATATAATTTCTCTTTTTAATTCTCTTTTCGCATCTGCTTGATTTTTAAGAAATAAATCTCCACATTCTTTCTTTTCTAAACTTATTTTTCTAAGAGATATATTAAGAAGGTCTTTATATAGGTTTAAAACCTTATAATCCTTTTCTAAACGTCTTCTTCTCTCTGATAGTTCCATTTTATCATAAGCTAAAAAACTATTTAAATCATTGGCTTTTAGAGAGTCTAATCCCTCTTTCATAGCCTTATTTACATACTTTCTACATTTTGCTGTAGTTAATTCTAAATCTTTTTCTAATTCATCTATTTCAGGTATGTACTTATCTACTATCCATTTGCCAATAAGTGGTTCTGTATTTCTTGCTAATGTCTTATAAAACAATATATTAAATTTTAAAAGCTCTGCATATTTTGCTTCATTAAATTCTACTTTTTCAAATTTCTTTTCCAAAACACCATCTAGCTTTTCATTTATTTTAGACTCTTGTTTTAAAAAACTTGCTGTGACATTTAAAACAGTGTTTCTTATTATATTATTTTCACTCAAAACCTTCACTCCTTAAATCAATTATTTTATTGTAATATTTACATTGTGCAAAGTTGCTAATTTGATTATGATATCTAAATAATTATTTACTAAATTTGCTACATCTTATATCATATCATATTATTTACATCATTTTACTTTTTCTTTTTATATCTATCTTATATTATACCATTTTTAATATCTGTACTAACTTATATTACAATATTCCTCAAAATTTTAAAAGTAGATTAGACAAATTTACAAATAAAAAAACATCAGTTTAAACTGATGTTTTTGACTATCGAAATAATTAAGCAAGTCTATAAGCGGAGTTCTGTATTAGATAATCATCTTTCTAGGCCTATTGTCACCAATAGGCTCAAGCGACCTACCTACCGGAGAGTACGAGCAGCACTCTTTATTCCTATCTTGGTCTTGCTCCAGGTGGGGTTTACATAGCCAACTAGTCGCCTAGCTGCTGGTGAGCTCTTACCTCGCCTTTCCATCCTTACCACAATAGTGGCGGTTTATTTCTGTTGCACTATCCTTAGGATCGCTCCCACTAGGCGTTACCTAGCACCCTGCTCTATGGAGCTCCGACTTTCCTCATGTAAGATTACATGCGATTATCTGGCTTACTTAATATTTATTTTACTTAGTTATGTTAACACAAATTCTTTTACATGTCAAAGTAATATTATACTAAAAATTTAAATTTATTCAAAAATAGTGTAATATAGATATATAAACTACATTTAACTCGAGGTGATATATTGAAAAAATTATATAGAATAGTAATTAACATTATACTAGTATTAGTAATACTTTACAGTGGATTTAATATATACTCAAAACTTACCAAATACAATCATGATACTAAAATATCCTCAGAACTTCAAAAAAAAGAATATAAAAAAGAGGATTTATCAAAGATTAACAGTGATTTTAAATTTTGGCTTTCTGTTGAGAATACAAATATAAATTATCCAGTTGTACAATCTAAAGATAATTCTTACTATCTTGACAAAGATTTTTATAAAAAAGATTCTATTTCTGGTACACTGTTTATGGATTATAGAAATAAATCTATTGATGACAAAAATATCATAATATATGGACATAATATGAAAAATAAAACTATGTTCAACAACCTAAATAAGTTTAAAGATGCTGACTTCTTTAAAAAAAATAATAAAATAAAAATAACCTTGAATGGAAAAGAATTTTTATATGATGTTTTTTCTGCTTATATTGTAGAATCTGATTATGATTATCTAAAAACAAATTTTAACAATGAATCTGATTATCAAAATTACATAAATGATATTACTTCTAAATCATTGTATAAATCTCCTATTAAGGTAAATAGCAATGATAAAATAGTTACACTTTCTACATGTACATATGAATTTGATGATGCCAGAATGGTGATTCATGGTAGATTG from Clostridioides difficile ATCC 9689 = DSM 1296 includes the following:
- the srtB gene encoding sortase SrtB codes for the protein MKKLYRIVINIILVLVILYSGFNIYSKLTKYNHDTKISSELQKKEYKKEDLSKINSDFKFWLSVENTNINYPVVQSKDNSYYLDKDFYKKDSISGTLFMDYRNKSIDDKNIIIYGHNMKNKTMFNNLNKFKDADFFKKNNKIKITLNGKEFLYDVFSAYIVESDYDYLKTNFNNESDYQNYINDITSKSLYKSPIKVNSNDKIVTLSTCTYEFDDARMVIHGRLI